The nucleotide sequence GTCATGCAGCTAGAGCCCGAGGCGAGCGTCACGTTGACGGTCACTACCGAGGCATCGGAGGACGTCGTGATCCTCTACGCGCGCGCCCGTCGGGCGCGGTTCCACAACAACGGCGACGGGACGCACACCCTCACCTGGACCGTGGGCGCAATGGACGGATTGCGCCATCTGGGAGTCAACGCGCTGTCCCACGGCACGCTGTTCGACGACGAGGCGCCCTACGACTCGCAGACGTGGATCCTGCCCTACGTCGTGACGCCTACGGAGCTGGCGGACCTGGCTTCCTAGGCCGGCGCTTGGAATGGGCGCGGGCGGTCCGAGCGATCGCCCGCGCGCTCAGTCTCCGCCCGGCTCGCCCGCGGGATCGGGCTGCCGGTTCCGGAACAGCGCCGCCCACTCCTCGAGCTCGGCGCGGCTCAGGGATCCCGGCTTCTCGGGGTCGGCCGCGCGTTGAGGCCCGAGCACGCTGCCCACGAAGAGATCGCTGATCGCCACCGTGGCGCCCATCGCGCGCGCATGACGCGCCACCTCGAGATCCGCGGTCACCACCGTGATGCGGCGGCCACGATCGATCTCCGATTCCACCACGCTTCGGATGACGTCGTCGGCCTTCGCCGGCGGTCGCGACCAGCGCACCTGGACGCGGTCGCTCCCGGTGTGCGTCTCTCCGCCGCCGTCGGCGCCGTCGAACACCACCATGAAGCGCGCCTCGCCGGAGCCGACCGT is from Candidatus Eisenbacteria bacterium and encodes:
- a CDS encoding NYN domain-containing protein yields the protein MSDGHLIVIDGYNLIHRSPDLRPGPERTLEESREKLINLLSWTVGSGEARFMVVFDGADGGGETHTGSDRVQVRWSRPPAKADDVIRSVVESEIDRGRRITVVTADLEVARHARAMGATVAISDLFVGSVLGPQRAADPEKPGSLSRAELEEWAALFRNRQPDPAGEPGGD